Proteins encoded in a region of the Zea mays cultivar B73 chromosome 4, Zm-B73-REFERENCE-NAM-5.0, whole genome shotgun sequence genome:
- the LOC100383993 gene encoding uncharacterized LOC100383993: MKHHKFDQERSHRIQPFSPASYTSSVGDSNVNLTRSPTRSLGIMGRSMGEGYSLKTSTELLKVLNRIWSLEEQHTANLSVVNGLKLELQQAQTHIQELLQERRQYRHEVSSLMRQLSENKLVRKNKDHMKVDTAVRSLQGELEDEKRLRRHSEDLLRKLGMELSEIKSAFLKSVKDLEKEKKGNRLLEDLCDQFAMGIRNYEEELRVVKQRNVKNYELKFDNSVLHMSELWLDERMQMQNTDVNGELAHKTTITERLSGEIQAFLLSKKAGSSMNNEKHMNDNTRLRRQSLESVHLNGATSAPQFAEDDDDSIASDLNCFELNMHGHMGSRRSGTGAMNVHKRRSEHPHVISAEGLCMSSVPVYLQKGIARPSSSKLQPASKIPEISSQSNARITPAEEQNGSTGTQIIQGSNNGSTMNNPDAHHVDYLGQESFDHFSRTSLFCEGTTSGDLGNVGSPTRQLKYQSTSLDPEITECSPEQPVGVMENTLKAKLLQARLEGRHARLKASGGSSTSRRK; the protein is encoded by the exons ATGAAACATCATAAGTTCGATCAAGAAAGAAGCCATAGAATACAACCTTTTTCTCCTGCAAGTTATACAAGCTCAGTTGGG GATTCCAATGTGAATCTAACTAGAAGTCCGACTCGTTCTTTGGGCATCATGGGTAGATCTATGGGGGAAGGCTATAGCCTTAAAACATCAACAGAACTATTGAAGGTTCTAAATCGAATTTGGAGTCTTGAAGAACAGCACACTGCTAACTTGTCAGTGGTTAATGGATTGAAACTGGAGTTACAGCAGGCTCAGACACATATTcaagaactcctgcaagagagacGGCAGTACAGACACGAAGTTTCATCACTGATGCGACAACTCTCTGAAAACAAACTTGTTAGAAAAAACAAGGATCACATGAAGGTTGACACAGCTGTGCGTTCCCTGCAAGGTGAACTAGAGGATGAGAAGCGTCTGAGGAGGCATTCTGAGGACCTACTCAGGAAGTTGGGCATGGAGTTGTCTGAAATAAAGTCAGCGTTTCTCAAGTCAGTCAAGGACCTTGAGAAGGAGAAGAAAGGAAATCGCCTCTTAGAAGATCTTTGTGACCAGTTTGCAATGGGCATCAGGAATTACGAAGAGGAACTCAGAGTGGTAAAGCAAAGAAATGTCAAGAATTATGAGCTCAAATTTGATAATTCGGTGCTCCATATGTCAGAACTATGGCTTGATGAACGAATGCAAATGCAAAATACAGATGTCAATGGGGAATTGGCTCATAAAACCACAATAACAGAAAGGCTCAGCGGTGAAATACAGGCCTTTCTTCTTTCTAAAAAAGCAGGTAGCTCTATGAATAATGAAAAACATATGAATGATAATACTAGATTACGACGTCAATCACTTGAGTCTGTCCATTTGAATGGAGCCACCAGTGCTCCCCAGTTTGCTGAAGATGATGACGACTCTATTGCTAGTGATTTGAATTGCTTTGAACTGAATATGCACGGGCATATGGGATCCCGCAGAAGTGGCACAGGAGCCATGAATGTGCATAAAAGAAGATCAGAGCATCCTCATGTTATATCTGCTGAAGGTTTATGCATGTCCAGTGTGCCAGTTTATTTACAGAAAGGCATTGCAAGGCCCAGTAGCAGCAAATTGCAGCCTGCCAGTAAAATACCAGAAATCAGCTCACAAAGCAATGCCAGAATCACTCCAGCAGAAGAGCAGAATGGAAGCACAGGCACCCAAATTATTCAAGGGTCCAACAATGGGTCAACGATGAACAACCCAGATGCACATCATGTTGATTACCTGGGGCAGGAATCCTTTGATCATTTCTCCCGAACAAGTCTCTTTTGTGAAGGCACTACTTCGGGGGATCTGGGTAATGTCGGGAGCCCCACGCGGCAACTGAAATACCAATCCACATCTTTGGACCCCGAGATAACGGAATGCTCACCTGAACAGCCAGTAGGTGTGATGGAGAACACCCTGAAGGCAAAATTACTTCAAGCAAGGCTAGAGGGGCGACATGCCCGATTAAAGGCATCAGGTGGCTCCTCAACTAGTAGGAGAAAGTGA